The following coding sequences lie in one Mucilaginibacter sp. KACC 22773 genomic window:
- a CDS encoding LysR substrate-binding domain-containing protein, which produces MISFAHRVFMEVAANLSFSKAAQVLFVTQPAISKHIKALEDQYKVPLFERKGNSILLTEAGSKLNEYLQQATEIERKIEYDLSVLSNLSQAAGHLRLGASTTIALYILPSILSGFQREYANVDVQLVNRNSEYILNALLNHEVDIGIIEVDNKLTTVSYNPFMSDEVIPVCSAKSPLAGKSLTLKQFVKTPLAVRERGSGTLNAVLKSLSALHIKPADLSVKIRLGGTEALKNFLLADQCLGFMPRPSIIRQLAEGDLVEVPIEGLKITRDFFFIRRKGTEDYGLTSNFINYALGHIADR; this is translated from the coding sequence ATGATATCCTTCGCCCACCGTGTTTTTATGGAAGTTGCCGCCAATTTGAGTTTCTCAAAAGCTGCACAGGTGCTGTTTGTAACGCAGCCCGCTATAAGCAAGCATATTAAGGCCCTGGAAGATCAGTATAAAGTACCCTTATTTGAGCGCAAAGGCAACAGCATACTGCTTACCGAAGCGGGCAGTAAACTGAACGAATACCTGCAGCAAGCCACCGAAATTGAACGCAAAATTGAATACGATCTCTCGGTACTCAGTAACCTGTCACAAGCTGCAGGCCATTTGCGCTTAGGGGCCAGCACCACCATTGCACTATATATTTTACCATCAATACTATCGGGTTTTCAGCGCGAGTACGCCAATGTAGATGTACAATTGGTGAACCGTAACTCCGAATATATCCTGAATGCATTACTGAATCACGAGGTTGATATCGGCATCATCGAGGTTGATAATAAGCTCACAACTGTATCCTACAATCCTTTCATGAGCGACGAGGTGATCCCGGTATGCTCAGCAAAAAGCCCGCTGGCCGGCAAATCGCTAACGTTAAAGCAGTTTGTTAAGACGCCGTTAGCCGTGCGCGAGCGCGGCTCTGGTACGCTAAACGCGGTTTTAAAATCACTATCGGCGCTGCATATAAAACCGGCCGACCTATCAGTAAAAATCCGCCTTGGCGGCACCGAAGCACTTAAAAACTTCTTACTGGCCGATCAGTGCCTGGGTTTTATGCCCCGCCCTTCTATCATCCGCCAGTTGGCCGAAGGCGACCTGGTTGAAGTACCCATCGAAGGCCTGAAAATTACCCGCGATTTCTTTTTTATCCGCCGTAAGGGAACGGAAGATTATGGGCTTACGAGTAACTTTATCAATTATGCATTGGGGCATATAGCTGATAGATAG
- a CDS encoding type II toxin-antitoxin system HicA family toxin, whose amino-acid sequence MSPKAPRDVSGSDLVKLLSKYGYKVIRQVGSHIRMSLATTDEGAKSITIPNHNPIKLGTLMSIINDVSSQLKISKEDIINKL is encoded by the coding sequence ATGTCTCCTAAAGCACCAAGAGATGTGTCTGGTAGCGACTTGGTAAAGTTGTTGTCCAAATACGGATACAAGGTTATTCGTCAAGTTGGTAGTCATATAAGGATGTCTTTGGCCACAACGGATGAAGGGGCCAAAAGTATTACCATACCTAATCACAATCCTATTAAATTGGGAACTCTTATGTCTATAATAAACGATGTTTCTTCTCAACTAAAAATCAGCAAAGAGGATATAATAAATAAACTATGA
- a CDS encoding 2-oxoisovalerate dehydrogenase, with protein MNEVFFLVEEAIEGGYNARAIGESIYTQGDTMDELKGNIREAVQCHFDDDNLPKIIRLHLVKEEIITV; from the coding sequence ATGAATGAAGTATTTTTCTTAGTAGAAGAAGCGATTGAGGGAGGTTACAACGCCAGAGCCATAGGTGAATCTATTTATACTCAAGGCGACACAATGGACGAACTTAAAGGAAACATTCGAGAAGCCGTACAGTGTCATTTTGACGATGATAATCTGCCCAAAATTATCCGCTTACACCTCGTAAAAGAAGAAATAATTACCGTTTAA